A window from Chelmon rostratus isolate fCheRos1 chromosome 13, fCheRos1.pri, whole genome shotgun sequence encodes these proteins:
- the fundc1 gene encoding FUN14 domain-containing protein 1, with translation MQMTPSVQAAEDTAAHSKMANRDKELEEEIYDKVVDLTEYAKRQRWWNRLFGKNSGPVAEKYSVATQIAIGGVSGWCVGYLFQKVGKVAATSVGGGLLLLQIANNSGYIQVDWKRVEKDVNKAKKQLKKGTNQAGPELNTFVEKSTEFVKKNIVVTSGFIGGFLLGLAS, from the exons ATGCAAATGACGCCGAGCGTGCAGGCAGCTGAGGACACAGCAGCGCATTCCAAAATGGCGAACCGCGACAAGG AGCTTGAAGAGGAGATTTACGACAAAGTCGTGGACTTGACAGAATATGCCAAACGTCAGCGATGGTGGAATCGACTTTTCGGGAAAAACTCTGGCCCCGTAGCAGAGAAATACTCCGTGGCCACACAGATAGCCATCGGGGGAGTGAGTGGATG GTGTGTAGGCTATCTCTTCCAGAAGGTTGGAAAAGTTGCTGCTACATCTGTAGGGGGAGGTCTTTTGTTGCTACAG ATAGCTAACAATAGTGGCTATATCCAAGTGGACTGGAAGAGAGTAGAGAAAGACGTCAACAAAGCGAAGAAGCAATTAAAGAAGGGTACCAATCAAGCAGGCCCAGAGCTAAACACATTTGTTGAGAAG tcAACAGAGtttgtgaagaaaaacattgtTGTCACAAGCGGTTTCATCGGAGGATTCCTGCTCGGCCTGGCATCTTAG